agaaaagagtgagaaagaagagaaagaagagaaaaaagagagaaagaagagcaagaaaaagtaaagaaagaagagaatagaaaaagagagaagcaagaaaagagagaaaaagagaaagaagtaCGAGAGCATTATGAATTGTCAATGAAAAAAGGTATTAACTTTCctcttattgttttattgccTATGGACGAATTATTCATCAAAGAGCAATGACATCAACaatggaaagaagaaaagatactTAGGGAAGACTTATTCATCAAGCAACAAGGAGATCAACAATGGGAAGAcgaaatgatgataaaaaaagacacAAGCTTAGAAATATATGCTTATGAATTAACTTGTTTACCCATTTCTAACAAACCTATGGGTGATCAAAGTcattcctataattgggttgtTTGTTTGAGcaatattccttttcttttctttgagcattttatctttaatttaaaattgtttgatgattTGTGTAGATGGGTATTTGACCCTAGAGGCAGACCTCCAAAATCTTTGATAATAAGATATTGACCTCTTTCAGGATCCAAATCTCATTTTAGTAGAATTtctagtattttattttatattttatttatgtttgtgtttgtgcgTAGGACCTTCTAGAATTAgagtcgaattctctccaaacaAGGGAGAATGATAAGGAATCTTCAAATGAGacgaatttgaggacaaattcattttaagaaggagggtatgatagaggactatctctTAAACTTTAAGTGGTAAAAATTTAAGGACCAATTATCTTCaagaaggagggaatgatagaggactatcccaagattccatacaagaagaacttaaaaatgaacctttacaatttaaatgacatATGACAAGAGCAAGGAGCAAGAGATTGAAAGATCAAAATTATTCAAGGCTCCTGATGCTACAAGCAATCTGCAACTCAGagaatatgaagatcatggcttgaagcacatttgaaggataatttttaggaaaattagtttatgtttttagactttTGGTTTCctcttagaaattagttatgttctatgtttttgggctttgcactttcttttataaattagtttatgtttttatgttttgggcttgggccttcttgtagggttcttaggttttcttaaatgtgcctatatatagaggtaccaaaaacaatgtagacacttttagtcatatattgaatttgatttcattaaagagaggattctctttgttcttggcttaggcctccggttcttatcaaagattaacatctttgtggtgaatcttcacttgacttatcaatctgctagattgtggcgtcctccatctctATCTTATTCTGCGTttttctctgatttattcgtgttgtgcctcttgaggattcaaattcagaaacgatcatactctttcttggataggatcgtatcatctACTGAGTTTGTAAATAACAACACTAAGTAAAGGTGCTTCCAAAATAACAATACTACATTGTAAAATAACAACATTAAGTTTGTAAATAACAACAAATACATATTGATGttccaaaataaaacaattatgcCCTAATTTCTTCATGGCTTTGTGATTGGTCCCTTTCTAAATGACATTTTTTCTCTGAAAGTGGTAGTTGTTGTTAGTTGAATTTGATTGGTTGAAGTAATTTGACTTGGTTGAGGTACTTGAGTCTATTGGCATAAAGAATTTTGGGTTGGCTGGGTAGGGTGTCTTGGCTGCTGATTTGTTGTTGCTGGCACAACTAGTTCAAATGTAGTAATTTGACTTTGCTGAGCACCACTCATATCAGTTGGCTGAGTAGGTTGAGTAGGTTGACTTGATTGAAGTGAATCAGTTGGCTGATTTGCTTGAGTTTGTACAGTAGGTGTTGTTCCTTCTTGTGTAGCTATTGGAGTTAGTTGCTGCTCTGTTGGAGGTGCCTGAGGACAAGTATTTCTTTTATGTCCAAGTGCTCTGCAAATCGCACATCTTTTATGTGTTCCACCTTGCCTCACTTGTGTGTCATCCTTCCTCAGCTCCCAAAACTCCAACCTTCGTTTCTTTTTTGGTCTTCCAGACATCACTCTTTTAGCAGGAGGTAACACATCATCATAAGACATATTCCATTCACATGATATATCATTGACAAATAGGTCTCCTCGTATGTTGACTTTAAAAACCAGTGTGGGAGATAATCCTCTGCATTCAAATTCAGAAATCGGATGGCACTCAGTGCGTGACAGTAGGGAATTGCTGTTATGGTCCATTTCCTGCAGCTACACTCTTGTTTGTCTAAATCCACCACAAATTTCTCCCCAATCATAGAAGTATGGCTGACCTCAAATAGTTTTTGTCCAGACCAACTGCAATGAAtacaaaatctaattaaataaaagccACAACATAGTCAGATTTAATCAAACAACATTGCAATTAGTTCCATCAAATATGTTTACCTTGGTAACCAATATTTGGTCTTGTTTGCTTCCTTCTCTAGTCTATCTTTAAATTTTGGGCAAATAGAACCATGAAATGCATTTACCTTCTTTCTATTGGAAGCCCATCTCTACATCAGATACATTCGAATTTCTTCCATCATGGTTATAATGGGTTTACTCCTAGAATCCACTATTGTGCTATTGAAACCCTCAGACATGTTGTTGACAACAGTGTCAGATGCTGGCCTTGATGTAAATCGAGACTTGGAACAAAATCTgcttgtagaaaaaaaaaacagtttaaattaaaaacaatttacacCAGGTATTTGTATCAGATGGTtacataaaaacattatttaaaacatgCCTTGGGGGAATTTGTATCAGATGCTTAAATGCATCAACATTCAACTCTTTAATGTCCCTCGTCACAACCTCCCATGCTTGAGGGTGTGTGGCATATGCTGCTTTCCACAATAGACGCTTTAGATTTTTGCCTAGGAATTTTTTCCTGAAATTGGAGTATATATGACATACACAAAATCTTTGATCCACACCAGGCAACAATTCTTGCAATGCTGGAAGCAGTCCCTACAATTTTGAGTGCATAACAACtgatttgtaaaataattaggACTCacaattaaacattaaaataggAGGGGAATATAGTTACTTACTTTTTGTTGGTCTGACATGAAAGTGATTTTCGAACAAATTTCAGGTCCTCCTAGGTCTTCTATCATCAAATCAAGAAACCATGTCCATGTTTCCTTATTCTCTAATTCTACCACTACGTATGCCAATGGAAGCATTGGGTCATTTCCATCTCTGCCCACAGCTGTTAACAGTTTTCCCCCATATTTTCCCTTCAGAAAACAACCATCTACACCAATTGTAGGCCTACAACAGAAGAAGCTACCTTTACAAGCCTTCAGGCCTACATATAGTCGTTTGAAAATTGGATTGCCCTCATTCTCATCAACATGGAATTTGACAGTGGAACCTGGATTTGACCTTAACAGCTCATGTGCATAGTCATGACCTCCACCTACTGAATACCACAATTCTTTGACATTCACGTAACCCATTTCCCtcaaaattgacattatctCAAAGTAACTCCATATGTCTAGGTCACATGATAAAATACTACTCTCTCTAATGTATTTCAGTGACCCATCATTTACAAACCTTCCCCCATGGTGAAAAACCACTTCGAAATTTTCGTCCATCTCAACTGCTATATTCCTATCTATATATCCTTGTCACATATGAAAATGCCCAAACTATCAAACACAAATTACAAACCATACCACCAACACACCAAGACAGCGACAAAATGAACAAAGGGGGACCACACAGTAAACTTAACACCGTCACCGTCACATATAGTGGGGGACCAAACGAATATAGTAATCTGACTGCACCGCATTACAAATAAGAAAAGCAAAACAATGAAAGTACAAAAAACATCAAACACATTGAATAAACCCCAAAACTTATCACAATCTCAAACAAACGAATGAAACCCTAAAATGAGCAATGAAACCAATCACAGTCAGGAACACATACCTTTCTTCCACCACTCAACCCACGTCGCTCTCAATGATGCCTTCGATAAACCACTGAATGCCAATGAAAGCCTACGATTCGATTCGCGTACGTGTCGTCTTCTCCTCTCTATCTCTGTTCTTCGAACTCGAAAAAAACTTTACCAAATTTCgtatttcatttttcacttcTATAATTAACGTAAAAAATCTACCAATATCCACGTCAACAATTGTATGATGGCCACGTGTTCTAAAATTGCTTCTTAGACCAACTTAAACCAGTCAACGTTAACCATTGTAACGGCGTCTAAATAATTGGACTTACTTGATGCACATAAACGTATTTGGGTacgcaattgacacttttttaaaactgagtaccaatttgacacactAGCACCAAACTGTGTACcttacgagtaattaaaccttaaatttactaagattaatctacaaagtttttgcctttgattgagaagttactttggttgaaagtaaggacgtcaacaaattaattgagaagttacattgattaatttgaagtcttaaacaagaaatcaataacaataatctttaaaaaaccaatgatgaattctattttgaaaaagcagtggaatcgacctatttttctttactattagttttatcttattttatctttttatctttatctctcatatttttattattttatttgactaactgttttgtatagattttataagaactaacttgttaaaaatcaatttcgtgttcgttgggagacgactttgggttaacTTTACCATTTCTATTTCCttaactactatcttagcaatattgaagttgctatagtttagtagtattaatttgatcgcgtcaacgacagtgtTATCAGTGCGGTGGGCCATTCGCATCCCAAAGGTCgtaaataaatcaatatatacTTTGGTGTGGACGCGTTCTCTGGTGAAACCGAGTAGGGGTTCTAGGTAAGGCTGAATCATGTTAATGTTGATGTCTAACTCTTTGAAGGTGTGCCAAAATAGGAAATCGATCGGCTACCTTGGTGAATCAAAATCTTGTGCACTCGATAGTTGACAATGGTTGTTGTGATGAAGAGCAGATCGTCTTGATCCAGGTCATATATGCAAAAGTCCTCATTAGAGAAAGTTATAGGAGGTAAGCGTTGTGGTGGGAATTGGCTCACGGAGTTGATACTCCTTTAGTACCTCTTTGGTGCCACTTAGGAGCTTTCCCCTCCGACGAAACCTTTGGCGATATTGTGAATGCTTCTCCTTACTTTAGCGGGGTTAGGTTAAGCATGGACGACATGGTTTTGAATTAGTAGTTTGTGGGAGGTGAAACGACCTATGAGCTGGGACGAGCTCAAATCCCAGGATGACATGGACCATGTTGAGCTGGTTCAATTGTCCACGTACTTGCACTATGTAGCCACCACATCCTCTACCTCAACATCATCCTCCTTGTCGTTGCTTCAACCGCTAGCTCCCTATTGAATAAAGTGGGCAAAGCGTTGGAGTGGACCAACTCTTCGATGAGATCCATTAGATGTTAAAGTTTACCTATGGTGTATTTTATGCTCTAGTGGTAGAAACACTCTCTTGCACGCTTCCATGAGTATGATATCTATACTAGCATACAAGGGAGTGTACTGGTTGTACCAAGACGTAGTCCAATCATTAGTATTATTCTTCCTGAATTTTCCTCTTGTTGGGATACTAGCTTTTTCGCCCTCTTTAGTTTGTTCTCTTCAATGGCCAAGTACTTGTCATCTCTTTCTCTCAGGTCGTCCATGTTATCTAGCCTTTCTATGAAGAGGGAATCAGACAAAGGTCCGAGTTGGAGACCACTGATCAAATGCATGATAATGGATGGAGTGAGGTATGGGATCGTGGTTGTTGTGGCAGTGAACCTCTCCATGAACTGCCTGAGGGTCTTATTTTCCCTATACTCTATGTACTTCAAGGCGGCCAATGAGGTAGGCACCATTTTGCGAGCCGCGAACTGACTGGACATAGCGCTTAACACTTTAAAATAGTCCATCGAGTACGTGGGCATCGTATAGTACCAGTCCAAAGTCAATTCATCTAATGTGCTAGGAAACAACCTGTTAAAAACACTTTTATCCTAAGTATGAATACTAACCTGGATCAAATATCTTTCAGATGGGTAGCTAAATCAGTCGTTTCATCGTACTTGCGAATGTTGGAGAGAATCCCCTTTGGAATGTTGATTCGGGCTACCTTTGTTGTGAAAGGATGAAAATTTTCGACTTTAGGTGGGCATGATAAATTTGTCCTCTCTCGAAAATTTTGAGGGTGTACTCGGGAAGCTCGACGTTCTACAAAATTTACTCACCTATAAAGATGTCAAGTAGAATTTTGAGATTCTGATGACTCTCTATCCTAGTAGGGGCTACAGTGTCTTCACTTGCCATGATCTCGTTTTGAGTGGTGGGAACCATCCATGAGGGATCTGCGTCAAGTTGATCGGTCATGACTCTCACGGGAGTCTTGTGGAAATGGCGGACTACACTTTGTCTGAGAATTGCGTTGGCCTTTCTCGTAAAGGTTTTCTGGCATGCAAAGGTCCATGACCCCATTGAAGGGATTCCTATTCTCCAAGCTGATCAACTTTTGGTTTAACACTTGGAGGTATGCCTATGTTAAGCGCACATGGCTTCAACCTCAGAGTTATAGTGTTTGTGTTGCTCCTTGTTTTTTTGGATTACCATTTGCATTTAATTCTAAAGGGTCGTCACTAGGTTTGAACTCCATCTCATGTGTCTAGTAATGTTTTATTGGGCCTAATGATGGGTGCCAAATTTTCTTACCCGGATCCTGAGCATGGAGCTTCAGACAGGTGTAACATTTTGGAAGCTTTAACATGTCATGATTGGATGCTTTGGAGGGTTGGAACACAAGGGAAGATCCACTTGCAAAAGACTCCCTAATGATCAAGTCAATAAGAGAGTTTGGATTTTTTGAATAAGAGAGAACGAGTATGAGTGAGTGAGTATTTCCAATGAAATATTATGTGTATTTATAGGATTTTTTAGCCCTATGATTCAAGTGATAAAACTAGTAACATGAGATTGGCTATAAATACCTttaatatgtgaatatttaatCCAGTAGATGTATCTTAGAATATTTTCTAACCATTTTAGGTTAGTGAAATTTAATGCAAGTGCTACTTGCTAGAGACTCGTGGGTAAGGTGTTTAAGTACCTGATAGGTCAAAGTATGGAGGTGCATGGCAATGACATGGTAATCATATTCATGCTAACAACATGTAATTGTCTTGATAGAAGTATTCACTACGTTGAGAACATACAATATGAGGTTGAATCCCTGGAAGTGGTGTTCAGGGTGGGAAAGGAAAATTATTATGCTTCATGTTGACAAACTGGACAATTGTGCAATCCATGATAAAGGTTAGGCATTTGTCGAAATAGGAAGCCCACAAAACATAAAGGAAATACAATTACTCCTTGAAAGACTCATTTCACTATTGTActttatgtcaaaatttgagaagaCTAAACTCATAATCTCTACCTTGTGAAaattagaggtgtcaatttggcccttAGCCCATGGGCCAGTCCTGACCCACTTTTCAAAAAGCCCCTTTTTAGGGGGGCCCTAAATGAGGGGGCAAAAAAAAGCCCCAGCCCCCAAAGCCCCCTCTCTAGTGGGTTAGGGCTAGGGCTAAGGTGGGTTAGGCCCACCAAATAATACTATATTAAGCTAGAAGACCCAAATCGAGAAACTGGATGGGTCTGAAGACCTAGACGTGCTTGATGACACCGAGAGGCTTgacaggcctgacgacccagacaaGCACGctgacctggacgggcccgacgatccgaATAGGCCCAACGAAACGGAATTGCCCTAAAAACCGAACGGACTCGATGATCCGGACGGGCACAACGACCAGGACAGGCCTGACGATCTAAGCGAacccaacgacccgaacaagCACGACGATCTGAACGGGCGGAACAACCCTGATGAAAAGGACGAGACCGACGACCCTGACGGGCCCGACAATTTGAATAGGCCTAATGATCGAGACGATCCCAACAATCCAAACGGGTACGATAACCAGAACGAGCGGAGGGGCTGGACGAcgcgaacgggcccgacgacgcGAATATGCCCGATGActcggacgggcccgacgacccagacgggctaGACGACACGGACAGGCTAGACGATCCGAACGGACCTAATGACCCTAACGGGCTCGACAATCTAGACAAGTTCGACGAGCCAAACAAGCCCAACTACCCGAAAGGGCCCGACGACATGGACGGGTCTAAGGACCTGAACAGGCCCGACAACTCAGACAAGCTCGACGATCCAAACAACCTCGTTGACacagacgggcctgacgaccggGCCGGATCCGACGACTTGGATGAGCACGACTATCCGAACGACCCGGACGGAtccgatgacccgaatgggcccaatGACCTAGAAGGGCCTGATGACCCGGATACGATCCAAATGGGCTTGACGACACGGTCGAGCCAGACAACCCAGATGGGCCCAACGACTTGGAAGGGAACAACGACTCGGACGAGCCTAATGACCTGGAAGGGCGCAACGACTCGGACAGGTCCGAAGGGTTCATATCGATGGGCCCGCATGGGTCGTCAGGCAtgtccgggtcgttgggcatGGCCAAGTCATCAGGTTTATCTTGATTGTCGTGCCCATTATGGTCGTTAGTCTCATTTGGATTATCGGTCTCATCCGAATCATCGGGCCTGTCTGGATAGTCTTTCTCGTCAGAGTTGTTTGGCacgtccgggttgtcgggcccatccgggtcgtctaGCATGTTCAGGTCATCAGGCTTGTTTGGGTCGTCTGGTTCGTCcgtgtcgtcgggcccatccgagTCGTATGGGTCGTTACGCTCGTCTAGGTCGTTGGACCCGCCTATTCATCAGACCTGTCCTAGTCGTATGGGTTGTCACGCCCGTCtcggtcgtcgggcccgtccgtgtCATTGAGCCCATCTAGATCGTCAAGCCTATTTGGGTCGTTGGGCTTGTCCTGGTCATCATGTCGTCGAGCCCGTCCtagtcgtcgggcccatctgggtTATCGAGCCTATCCGATTCGTTTGACTCGTTCGGATCGTCAGGCCTAGCCGGATAGTCGACCCAATTGGATCCTCTAGCCTGTTTGGATCGTCAGGCATGATCGAGTCGTTAGGCCCATTTGGTTCGTTGGACCCGTCTGGGTCATCGAGCCCGTATGGGTCATCGTGCTTCTCGAGGTCGTCGGCCTATTCGGGTCGTCGTGCTTGTCCGGGTCGTTAGGCATATCCCATATATTAtgaagatgaaagcccatgggttAGCCCTGACCCACAATGCTTTTGTAGGGTTTTTGGCCCTATGGGCTTCTTTGATGGGGGCTTTTTTCCatgtgggcttttttggcccCAGCCCACATAGGCCAGGGCCAAGCTATGTGAgttgggccaaattgacacctctagtGAAAATAACCACCAAGTTCAAATGGGATATTACATGCAATTAGATATTCTCATTTATCATAATCTCCCTTTGCATAACGTGATAAAAAAACTCAATCTAGTTGAACACATGATATAATGATcggtagagttatatgagtactacATAAAGTACAAACAAAAAGCTTTATTAAATCTTAATGTTTTGTCATAGTGGTGGCTACTTCTCATGGACACTAtagtttattaaagaaaaatacagaaaaacCTAGAATAAGAATGGTATATGAAACTAGATCAAGTCTGGGAATCAGTTGTGTGTGAGAAAGGTATTAACACCCAACAACGTTCGTTCGTAGACGGTTTGATGGGAACCTCCCTAACCATGGCCAAGAGCTTACAAGAGGATGAATGTCATCAGTGAAAGGTGGGCCCAAGCCCAAATCTATTAGGCCTATCTAGgttataataaatatagtaaGTTTCTTTTGGGCGGTATTTAGGCCTAGGGTTGTAATGTAGGGTTTTGGGCCTAGAGGAGATGACCCTAAGGAGACACTTGGGGATCACCGGGGAGATACATTACCAATGAAATATGAGTCCAATCCATATATATAGGATTGACATCACCTCTAATCCAAAATCctaagacaataaatttatgtgttcatcaaagtttttaaaatttatgtgttCATCACCTCTAATCCAAAATTCTAAGACAATAAATTCATTTGAACTTTTATATTCTGAATTGTACAATCCGAAGTGCAAAATAAAGAGTGCAATCCGGACTACATTGTTTGGAATGGatcttttaaagataaaatgaacTTTGTGTGGAATTGTAGAAAGAATGAAGGGGCACACCTTACTTGAATTAATTACGACCATACTCTATGCAATGAAGGGGCTGTAGAAAGAAGAAGACCATAGGGTGGAGGTGGAGAAAGAAGATGGGGTGGAGATGGAGGAAAGTATAGAGGCGTGATGGTGAAGGAAGAGGCAAGAAGATGAGGGTAAATTTGTCTTTTCATCTTGCTTATGGAGGTGTAGAAAGAAAGTATGGACGTGTAGAAAGAAATAGTCTTCATCCCGTGTACGAAGTTTTCTTAGCTATGTATCACAGTCTATAAATTTCTTACGGGATATTGTTGTAAAAAACtggattaaaaaatgttatcaaTGCGATCATAATTGCACAACGCAAATTGCAATTATGCACTGTGCAGGTGAGCAATCTGCTTAAAATTGACTTAATTTGTAGCTTTTGACAAGTGTAATTTCAGTTATGCAACTCTTCCATAATTGTAATATAGGCTATGCCATCCACGTTTGTAACAGGAAGTTAATAGCTTCCTTTATTGTCTAACTAACGATGCATATGGGTTATGTCCCTATGTCCGGAAACGTACACCAATTCCTGGTCCAAAAGCAACTTTAGGTCACCTTGGGGTTCAACGTTCTTCTCATCTATAGTCAAACTGTGTTGCCTCCTTAGTGCCATCTTTGTCTACCAGAACGGAACATAAGCTTAATTAGTTGATGAAGAAGCCCACTGTAACTGAACCCCAAGACAATGCcgcaacaaatattttaatttataaagggGTAATTCCTCAGTCAAATACGTTAAACCCCGTAACACGGATACCTCACCTACTGTTAAtttaatcataatcataatagGATATAATTATTAGACTTAatggtaatttttattttccacttTCTTTCTTGAACTCAGATACTAAGTTTAAAATGTGATATAAATTTAGGAATAGCACTCTTGAATAAACCTTTTTAGTCTAGGGACTGTTTGGTGACACCCTTTCGACTGCACTTTTTGTTATGTTGTAGTTTGAAAGTGATTCCTACTCGCGTTTGGTGACAAGAAGTACCCAGCGATCGCCCAAgagattaattaatttattaacaatGATGGGTTTGTGAGCCAGAAGTGTGCAGCAGTGCGCTGAAAATGAAAATGGCTTCTGATTGCGGTGAAGCAGTGATGGATTCTGTTGgaacaacatcatcatcattgtCAGCATCAATTATCAAGATCACCAAATTCGTTGAGTAGAACCAAATGGGAGGGAGTCATGACCAGAGCCAAAACTTCTCCACCAACCCTTCCGACTACAAGCTTCTAGAAGAAGTTGGTTATGGCGCCACCGCCACCGTCTACCGAGCCATCTATCTTCCCTTCAACCAGGTGGTTGCCGTCAAATGCATGGATCTCGATCGCTGTGACATCAATCTGGTTCCTATCTTCTTCCTCCTCACTGCTCTTTGATAACGCATTTGATCAATCAGTTAATTAATCGATGTTTGATATTGCAACAGGATGATTTGCGAAGGGAAGCGCAGATGATGAGCCTGGTCGATCATCCGAACGTACTGAAGGCATACTGCTCCTTCGCTGTGGAGCGGAGTTTGTGGGTTGTGATGCAGTTCATGGACGAGGGCTCCTGTTTGCATCTCATGAAGATTGCGTACACGGAGGGGTTCGAGGAGGAGGCAATCGGATCCATCCTCAAAGAAACTCTGAAGGCCCTGCAGTACCTCCACCACCACGGCCACATTCATCGGGACGTCAAAGCCGGCAACATTTTACTTGGCAGCAGCGGCGCCGTCAAGCTCGCCGACTTCGGTGTTGCCGCTTGTTTGTTCGACGCCGGCGACAGGCAGCGCTACAGAAACACTTTTGTGGGGACCCCTTGCTGGTATCTCATAACAGCATTTGTTTCTCATTCACTCTCTCTGTACAGCGTAACATTATATGTTCTTGTCATCTTTCTCCCGCAGGATGGCTCCTGAGGTTCTGCAACCTTCAAGTGGCTATAATTCTAAGTCAGTCATTCATCCAATTAATCTTCTTATTGGCTGTCTCTGCCGATTACCTTAACATTGTACATTCTGTCACTGCTAACTCAAAACATTTGATTTTGCCAACGTGTTTAATAAGGCCCTTTATAGAAAATTGTTTTATCCCCTTTTTCAGTATAAGACTCCTTTGTAATCGaatgatgaattgatttttttccCCTAAAATACCctaatcaaatatttgaaacaaattACTAAAAGTTTTTCTTACTTGATCTGGTTTGATAGAACATGGGCTCACGGCACCTAAGTTTCTCTCTCTCAACTactttaactttaaatatacgACGACAATTTTGGAACAACAATACAAACCTATTGTTTATAACTAATTTTCTTAAAGGGTGTTATTAAAGGCATGACTAGTGTACTGCAATGGTTTAATGTTTTTTGGTAAATAGTTTAATTAAGCATGATTTAGTATGACTTTGGGAGCGAGCTTCTCAAATTCTTGACTGTGAACTTTGAAGCTGGTTGA
This portion of the Vigna unguiculata cultivar IT97K-499-35 chromosome 6, ASM411807v1, whole genome shotgun sequence genome encodes:
- the LOC114187781 gene encoding sporozoite surface protein 2-like; translated protein: MPDDSDGPDDPDGLDDTDRLDDPNGPNDPNGLDNLDKFDEPNKPNYPKGPDDMDGSKDLNRPDNSDKLDDPNNLVDTDGPDDRAGSDDLDEHDYPNDPDGSDDPNGPNDLEGPDDPDTIQMGLTTRSSQTTQMGPTTWKGTTTRTSLMTWKGATTRTGPKGSYRWARMGRQACPGRWAWPSHQVYLDCRAHYGR